The genomic region ATAACAGCGATTCGGTCGCCGATTCCCATGCCTTCATCCAGTTCACACGTGAAATAGATTACGCCCTTACCCGCCAAGGCGAGTTCATTGATGATGCGGAAAATGTCACTTTTCGCCCCAATGTCTACTCCCTTGGTTGGCTCATCAAATATAAATACATCCGCATCCGCATTAAGCCATTTGCCAATGGCCACCTTCTGCTGATTACCACCACTTAGATATTTCACTTCCTGTTTCACGGACGATGTCTTGATTCCGAGCTGTTTCACCAATGATTCCGCATTCTGACGCTCCCGCTTGCGGCTTACGAAACCTAATGTACTGAGGCGACTAAGCAAAGGCAGGCTTAAATTCCGTTCGACGTTCTCCTGGATCAGAATTCCCTGTTTGCGTCGTTCCTCCGGTACAGAAACGATCCCCAGAGCCGCCGCATCCGCAGGCTGAGACAGGCGAAGGTTACGGTTGTTAAGCCGGACCTCGCCTTCCTCCAGTCGATCTGCGCCAATGAGCAAACGAGAGCTTTCTGTTTTCCCAGCCCCTACCAGACCCACGACAGCGAGGACTTCACCTCGGCGTACTGAGAGATCAACACCTTTGACCTTCACTCCACGACGTAGCCCATGCGCCTCCAAAAGCAGCTCTCCCACAGGTGCTTCCGTCTTCGGGAACTCTTCTTCAAACGGCTTGCCCAACATCTGTGTGACCAGGTCGTTAATAGTCAGTCCTTTCGCTTCACCGGTAAATACATGTTGCCCATCTCTCATGACCGTAACGCGATCACAGTGACCCGTCACTTCAGCAAGGCGGTGGGTAATGAAAATACAAGCTACACCCCGCTCCTTCAGCAGATGAACAATGCGGAAAAATGCATCCGTTTCTTCCTGACTGAGCGGTGCAGTAGGTTCGTCAAAAATGATGACCTTGGCATCCTGAATCAAAATCCGTGCCAGCAATATCATCTGTTTCTCTGCAAGTGTCAGATCGGCTACTTTTTGGTGAACCAATATGTCTGCTCCTAATTGCTTCAGTGCTTCAACCGCACGCTGTTGCAGCTTCCGCGGACTCTTCCACCAGCCTCCAGCAGATGAAGCCAACTGATCCAGCATAATGTTCTCCGCGGCCGTCAGCTGTGGCACCAGTGCCGCATCCACTTCCTGATACACACAGTGAATCCCACTTGCCTTCGCGTCTCCCGGGGAACTCAAGTGAAGCGCTTGTCCACTCAACTGAATCGTACCCTGATCCAATGGATAGGCACCGGACAGAATTTTCATTAATGTGCTCTTACCGGCACCATTGGCACCCAGCAGCGCATGAATCTCCCCGCCTTTTACAGAGAAATCCACATCCTTCAATGCAGGAATGCCTGAAAACTGCTTGTGGATATGTTCCATTTGAAGCAGAGTTGGTGCAGTGCTCATGATGTTAACCTCCAATCGTTCCCTTCCGGGAGTATCCCTTTTCTCATCCATTCTCACGTGTCTTTATTATGGTTGGAAAAAGCGCGCCTTGCGGCGCGCTTCCCTTACGCTGCTTATTTAGCAGTAATACCGTATTCGCTCATCCAATCCTTGATTCCTTGTGTACTGCCTCCCCAACCTTCCACGAACTCCGACAGCTCTGAAGTGGAGATTTGTTTATCTGGCAAAGCTTCACGTTGAACATAGACCGGGTTAAGCACTACTGCATCTTCCGTTTCGTCCCCGTTCAGTTTCTGATAAGCATAACGAACTTGTACACGTCCGATGTCTGTAGGATCAACCGCAGCGGAAGCAACCCAAGGGTTTTTCGGGTCCTGAATCATTTGCAGATCCTCATCACTCATATCAATACCATACACTTTGATCTCGTCACGTCCGGCTTGTTGAATGGCACGTGCTGCACCTTTGGCGAACTCATCCCATGCAGCCCATACAGCTGTAATTTCACCTTTTGGATATTGCTTGAGAATAGCCTCCATTTTGGCTTGAGTATCCAGCGCCGGGTTCTGTGCAGAACCAAATGTCGCTATTTCCTTGATGTCCGGATTTGCTTTCAGGAATTCACCATATGCGATCTGACGGCGTTCCATAGGGGCGAAACCAGCTACCCACACTTTAACGATGTTACCTTGTCCATTAATATCTTTTTTCATTTGCTCCAGCGTGAGCTCAGCCATCTTCTGGTCATCCTGCGACAGGACTGTTGCTCCCGGAACACTAATGGCTGCGTCGAACACAACCACCGGAATGTTCTGTTCTACTGCCTTCTTCACACCCGGCTCCAGCAGGGAATCCCCGTGATCCGTCAGAATGGCATCGAATTTCTGATTAATTGCGCTATCGAGCAAGGATACCATCTTCGCTTTATCATTATCGGCAACAAATGTAGTCAGTTCTCCACCGAATTTTTCGATTTCTTCTTTTACACCCTGTACATATTGCTGCGAGAAAGTACCTGTATTAAACTCCATAATAAGTGCAATCCGCTTGCCGCTTAGAGGGCCTGTAACTGCTTCCGTTTTTGGTGTATCATCTGATGCACCCGAAGCCGGAGTTGCTGCCGGTTCTTTTTTGATTCCGCAAGCGGACAGCGCCAATGTAAATACTAATAGCACACTCAACCATACCCATTTTGTCTCTTTTCTTTTCATCTCTGTTTCCCCCTGTTCCACTCTCTGTGATCTCGATCACAATAGTTGAATATTAATATAACGGCTAATTCCTAGTATGTAAATGGGTTTTAGTAATTTAAAGCTAAAACTCACTAAGTTTTTTCAAAAGTTACATTCTTCCTATCCATTTCATCCAAAATCAAGAAATCAAACTAAAAAAGACCGCGAGGGGATGCCCCCTTACGGTCTTTTGATGTCTTACAGAATGATAGCGATCAAGCCACCCGAACCTTCGTTAATGATTCTTCCCAGCGTCTCTTGCAACTTGTATCTTGCATTATCCGGCATCATGGCAATCTTGCCCTGAATACCTTCTCTCACGATGGAGTGCAACGAACGACCGAACATGTCTGAATCCCATACCTTGATCGGATCGTTCTCGAAATCCTGCATCAGGTATCTCACCAGTTCCTCACTTTGTTTCTCCGTGCCAATGATTGGAGCGAACTCCGATTCCACATCAACCCGGATCATGTGAATGGACGGTGCCGTTGCTTTCAAGCGTACGCCAAATTTGGTGCCCTGACGAATAAGCTCAGGTTCATCCAGAGCCATCTCGGCAAGAGATGGAGCAGCGATGCCGTATCCGGTCGTTTTGACCATCTCCAGCGCTTCTGCGAAGCGGTCATATTCTCTCTTCGCATGCGAGAACTCCTGCATTAATTGCAACAGATGATCCTTGCCACGAATTTCAATTCCGACCACTTCCACGAGAATCTGATCATACAATTCATCTGGCGCATACAGGTCAATTTCGGCTACACCCTGCCCCATATTCATGCCACTCAGGCCTGCGCGATCAATGAATTCATATTCCATGAACTGAGCAACAACTCGATCCACGTCGCGAAGTCTGCGAATATCCTTAACGGTATCCCGTACGGAATTTTCATAGTTGCTGCGCAGCCAGTGAGTCTCGTTCAGTACCATAACCCAGCTCGGCAAGTTTACATTCACTTCATGCACAGGGAACTCATAGAGCACTTCACGAAGTACACCTGTCACATCATCTTCCGTCATGGTCGCTGCACTGAGTGTCATCACCGGAATGTCGTATTTGGCAGCAAGCTCATTACGCAATTGCAGGGCTTCTTCACTGCGAGGACGAGTCGAGTTGATGACCAGGACAAACGGTTTACCCACTTCTTTCAGTTCCGCAATAACTCGTTCTTCGGATTCCACATAGGAACTGCGGGCAATTTCGGCGATCGTGCCGTCTGTTGTAACCACAACACCCAGTGTAGAATGCTCCTGAATGACTTTGCGAGTACCAATCTCGGCAGCTTCCTGGAACGGAATCGGCTCCTCGAACCAAGGCGTGGAGATCATGCGTGGACCATTCTCATCCTCGTATCCCTTGGCTCCTTCCACCGCGTAACCTACACAATCCACAAGGCGAACATTGACATCGAGTCCTTCTGCCACCTTGATTTGGACTGCGTTATTCGGTACGAATTTCGGTTCTGTGGTCATGATGGTCTTACCTGCTGCACTCTGTGGAAGTTCATCCACCGCCCGACCACGATCTGCCTCGTTTGTGATGTTTGGTAATACAATGGTTTCCATGAATCGTTTGATAAATGTTGATTTTCCCGTCCGGACTGCGCCGACAACCCCGAGATAAATATCCCCTCCGGTCCGCTCAGCTATGTCCTTAAAAATGTCCACTTTCTCCAATGAAATCCCCTCCCTAAATTACTCCGAAGGAAAAATGCTAAAGAGCATCCGCTTCGTTTTTTCAATCAGAAGACTGAAATCCCTGCAACGGTAGAGCCGCCTTTGTGAGTGCCCGGAAGTCGTCCGCCGCCGAACGTTGCATTCTGATGAAACCGGCGAGAGCGGCGTTAACTCGTACATGCAATTGGACTAGTATCATCTTATGTATCCGTATGCGGCAATATGACGCGTATTTTTGTTTTTTTATCTTATGGTGATGACATTAGGAGAATCCCCCGATCTCGGACTGCGCGTCTTTATTTCAATCTACTTTATGTGATCCATGAAGCTTTTATGACTGTTACTGCTCATCATTTTAGAATAAAAAAAAGAGATATCCCTTGTTTGGAATATCTCTTTTTAAACCATTGGAGCCATGGTGGTCATACAGATAGATCATTTAAATTGCAATCATGCTTATTTTATTGGCAGTGCAACAGGGGCATTATTTTTCCAAGCGTAAGGAACCGATTTAACGGGTACGAAGTAGGAGTGTTCCAACAGAAGATCGCGAACATCATCATTCTCCGCCGGAGGCACGTCAGACTTTTCCACCGCCTGCATAATGTCAAAAGCATAATCCACATATACCTTGCCTTCGTCATCCATCATAAAAGGTATCGCCTGACCCGAATATACACTATTCAGCGTAATGGAAGGAATACCTGCCTGAGCAGCCTGCTCCATATCCACAGCATATAACCCCGGATAAAGTTCTTCCCCGCTTGGCAGCTTATTGTTATGTACGGACTTATATTGATTAACCATTCGTTGCACATCGTTTACTTTCTGTACGGTCAGAAGATCCATCACTTTAACGGTCGGATTCACTTCTTCGTCCTGAATAAGGAAGTAAGCGCTCCCACCACTTTCAAAAGCAGTCCCCGGTATTTCATCCAGATACCCCAGTTGCTTCAACTTGGGCAGATCCACTCTGAACTTTTCATATTTTGGCGTAATCATATCTGCATTGATGATTGGCAAAATCCCCTCATCTTGCTGGAATGTCTCTACCGCACTCTGGATACGACTCACACTTTCCCGATAGGCGATCTTGGGGTCCGAATTGCTCTGGGATGGATACATACAACCACTTGCTGTAAAAGCAAACAACAGGAATAACAGCAGACCGCCCATCTGATGCATATGACGCTGCCGTCCGCTCCCTTCAACACAATTTGGCTTGTTCCTAATCATCCGTATCCTCCTTGAATAACTCATTAGAGAATCAATTTCATAACGCTCAGAACCAGTCGTCTTCCTGTTGCTGACGTTCCAATTGTTTCCGAATGGCTGCCTTCAGCGGGTCCTCAGGAACATGAACCGATAGAGATCCACACACCTTTGCCTGACAGGACAGTCGTGTACCTGCTTCCAACAGTGAACCCAGCTTACGCTTTTCTGCATCAGTTGGTGGATACAGTTCCGCCTGATGTTCTTCGTCCACGTTCACTTTGCACATCAGGCAAGCCGCTTTACCATCACAACGGGTCGTAATCTTGACTCCGGCACGTCGTGCTGCATGCAGAAGTGTTGCACCTGGTTTGAGCGCTATCGATTTGTTCATAGGTAAAAAAGTAACTTTATAGTCCATTATTTTCCTCCCTCAACCTACTGGGGCCATGCAAAGCCAACGAGCTCTTCCACTTCGGCTCTGAAGCGGCTTGTCCATACATTCTGCTGACTTAACAGTGTCATTATAGGTTGATGTGCATCTGGTTGCTCACGCATCTGTTTAGCAATGGGTACATACCGATCTTCACGACCTCGCAGCAGATTAAACAACAACTCATGCGCAAGCGGCATCAGTCGCAGGGTATACGAACCCACTTGTGCTACTGGTGCATGCAGAGCAAGAACATGTTCAATCTCGATACGGTACCAACTTTTGCGAGCCCAAATTTCGAAACCACCAACCAGTTCCAGCGCACATGCACCAACCTGATAGTGGCTAAGTAGAGAAGCATAAGGTCCTGTCTTATCCACTGTAGGCTCGTCAAGCATTTCCCCCGGAGCGAATCGGTGAAGTTCTTTAGCAGCAGCAACATCCGCATAGATATCAATATCTCTGGGAGCCTGTTGCAACTCCACCCCCTGAAGCAGCAACCCACAGCTTCCTCCAAGCAACCAAGTCTGAGGCTGCGTGTTCCAGGCTTTGGCCGTTTCCAGCAAAGCCGCGTGTAATTCCGGATAACGCTCTGTCCGACCCTCCGTATCATGCGGCCCCATAGGCTCACACTCCCCTCATCCGTGTTCATTGTGTCAGTTCTTATGATGTGCTTATGCGGATGTTATCCTTCAGGCATAGGAAGTCAGGTCAGAGATGCGATTCCACCGAAAAAACCAATCAGCATAATCAAAAATGCAATCAAAGAAAGAATCCCCCGTATAATGCCTTTTGTTTTGGCACGAGCAAACGTAATCAAGAATACAGATAGTCCCATAATGAGGATGGCGACCAATGACAGCCACATCTTGTCCATTGCGCTCATAATCCAGCAGTCTCCCCTTCAGTCCGATATTCATCACTGACACTGTGACAATTGCAACCATTATAACACGAAATTCAGCTTAACTTTCCAAAAAAAAGACAAAAAAGCAAGCCGGCAGAAGCCGACTCGTCTTTTTGTCTTACTGGATCACCTGCACAAGCAGGCGTGATCTATTATTTTTTCATCATCATTTTCATTAACGATTCCATACTGCTCGGATTCAATCCGCTTTTCTTGACCGCACTCACAATATCCTTAACCGTATCCTCAGATACCGGAACTTTCGCCATGGCGGATACTTGTTTGATCAATTGGCGCAACTGAGCTTCATTCTGAATCGTCGTTGGTTTCACCGTGCTTGCCAATTTCTTGACGGCACCTTCTGTTATCGTTTTACCCGTTTTCTTGTTGATTGCATTCAGCGCATCTTTGGAAATGTTGTTACCCATTCGTCTCCCCTCCTCCGGCAATACTCATGTGTATAGTATGAGTCCGCGGCAGAAAAGGTGAATAAGCTTCTTATTTCACAAGGTGCGTTTAGGATGAGTACAATCAGGAATGCCATTGCTCCCAGGTTTCAAGCTTCATGACTTCCATTTCAGTTTTCGGGTCACGTCCCATCAAGGCTTCAACCGCATCTCGCGGCTGTCTCTCTTGGAATAAAACGTGATACAACTGATCCGCAATCGGCATTTGCACACCGTATTTTTGCGAGATGAAATAGGCAGCTTGCGTGGTTCGAATGCCCTCCACCACCATGCCCATGGACTTCAGGACATCATCCAGCTTCTGTCCTTGGCCTAGCATGGAGCCTGCTCTCCAGTTCCGGCTGTGCTGACTTGTAGCCGTTACAACCAAATCTCCGATTCCGGCAAGTCCCGAAAACGTTAACGGATTTGCGCCCATCTCTACACCAATACGTGTGATCTCTGCCAAACCGCGAGTTAACAACGCTGCTTTGGCATTATCACCGAATTGAAGACCATCGGACATGCCTGCACCAAGAGCAATAATGTTTTTGAATGCGCCTGCCAGTTCAACACCAAGCATGTCCCGATTCGTGTACACACGGAAATAGGCATTCATAAACAAAGCCTGGGCCGCCTCGGCAGATGCCTTATCCAGTGAGGCCACAACAACTGTCGTTGGGCAGCGCTTCACCACTTCTTCCGCATGGCTTGGGCCAGAAAGCACAACAACACGTCCTTCTTCACATTCCAGCTCTTCTGAAATGACTGTGGACATGCGTTTCAGGCTTTCTGTCTCAAAACCTTTGGTTGCATGAACGATTAACATCTCAGGCTTATAATAAGCCTTAAACTGATTCGTAACTGCACGCATGGCTGAAGAAGGTGCAACAATTAACACAGCTATAGCACCTTCCACTGCAGCTTCCATATCATTGGTTGCCTGAATCCGAGGAGAAAGCTCCGCATCCGGAAGATAGCGAGTATTGGTGTGCTTGCTATTGATTTCCGTAGCCTGATCTTCACCACGTGTCCACATCATCACGTCCAAGTTATTGGCGGCGAGTACACTGGCCAGAGCCGTTCCCCAGCTCCCAGCGACCAGAACAGCAACTTTTTTAGACAACTCGTTTACCCCCTCCAGGGTTTTTCGATCCCAATTTATTTTCCTGTCCTTTGGCGAGCTTCGCAATATTGGTACGATGTCTCCAGAACGCAAACAGACAAATAATCAGACTCCCCCAGAAGATATTCATTGAATATCCGGGTAATACCAAAATAAAGATGGGTGTAAATGCTACAAAAATTAGAGACCCCAATGAAACATATCGTGTCAATACAATAGACAGAATGGCGATCACCCCAGCACATAACGCAGGCAGGAAAGCAAGGCTTACCAGAACACCAATGGCAGTCGCAATTCCTTTTCCTCCACGAAAATGGAAGTAAAGCGGCCAGTTATGTCCTGCAATGGCTGCTATACCACTGAGTGCAGGAATCCAGGCAGAACCGTCGCCCAACCAGATTCCAATCCATACAGCTGCAACACCCTTAAGTACATCAAGCAGCAGAACAGCAATTGCCGGTCCTTTACCCAAAATACGCAACGTATTGGTAGCTCCTGCGTTTCCGCTTCCGTGCTGACGAATATCGATCCCCCGTATCGCTTTTGCAAGGAGGACACTAAAGCTGATTGAACCGAGCAGATAACTCAGTACAATCGCTGCGATTTGTAGAATCACACACTTCTCCCCTAACTTTCGTCGGACTTCTTCCGAGTAAATATTCGAATTGGTGTTCCTTCGAAATCAAACGCTGCACGGATTTTATTCTCCAGATAGCGCTCATATGAGAAGTGCATCAATTCAGGATCGTTCACAAAAACAACCATGGTCGGCGGCTTAACAGCAACCTGAGTCACATAGTTAATTCTCATTCTCCGTCCTTTATCCGTTGGCGGAGGGTTAATAGCCACTGCATCCGATACCACATCGTTAAGTAGATGCGTTTGTACACGTAACGAGTGTTGCTCCGCTACATGTTTTACAACTGGCAACAGTTTTTGTAAGCGTTGTTTTGTGAGGGCTGACAAAAATACGACCGGAGCATAAGTCATAAACAGGAAGTGATCCCGAATTTTTTTCTCAAACTCTTTCATCGTCTTGTCATGCTTCTCTACCACGTCCCATTTGTTTACGACAAACAAAGACGCTTTACCAGCTTCGAATGCATAACCTGCAATATGCTTGTCCTGTTCAATAATGCCTTCTTCACCATTAATGACAATCAGCACAACATCAGCACGCTCAATCGCACGCATGGCACGCATTACACTGTATTTCTCCGTTGTTTCATATACTTTACCACGCTTACGCATACCTGCTGTATCAATCAGCACGTAACGTTGGCCGTCTTTTTCAAAAGGTGTATCAATCGCATCCCGAGTCGTTCCAGCCACGTCACTGACAATGACACGCTCTTCACCCAGAATCGCGTTAACCAGTGAAGATTTACCCACGTTCGGTCGTCCGATCAGAGCTACACGAATGACATCCTCATCGTAAGTCTCTTCCTCAAGTTCAGGCAATTTTTCCACAATCGCATCAAGCAAATCACCTACACCTGTACCGTGACTTCCGGATACGCCGATGGGATCACCGAAGCCGAATCCATAAAACTCATAAATGAGTTCACTTCGTCCGATATTATCCACTTTGTTAACGGCTACAACAATAGGCTTGCCTGAGCGGTACAACATCTCTGCGACTTCTTCATCCGATTGCGTAATACCTGCTTTTGCATCACACATGAATACAATAACATCCGCTTCTTCAATAGCGAGCTCAGCTTGCATCCGGATTGATTTTAAGATGACATCCTCACCATCAATTTCGATACCACCTGTATCAATAATACTGAATGGTTTACCGTTCCATTCGCCGATTCCGTAGATCCGGTCACGGGTAATGCCCGGCTTGTCTTCCACAATGGCCAGTCTGTCGCCGATGATCCGATTGAAAATGGTGGATTTACCCACGTTCGGTCGTCCGACAATTGCCACAACGGGTCTTGCCATACATTCCACTCCTCCTGTCCATACTTACGATACTCATCATAGCAAAAAAGATATGTCTTGGCTAACGTTTCATGCCAAAATACTCGCAATAAAAACAATCGGCGAACCCGCCTGGGGCTCGCCGATCTTGCTTTTATTATTCAGCAAAATATGCAGTATATAACTAAGAACCATGCATTGTTAACTTATTTGAATTTGCTGAGTTTGTCACCAAACAGTTCGCCGAGCGTAGTGCTCATACCTTGATTGTTCAAGGAAACGTTTGGATTGTTGATTTCTTCACGTGGAGCATTGTTTCTTGCAGGTCTTTCTGACTTTTGTGGTTGAGCTGGAGCTTCTTCTGTTTCTTTGATGCTCAAGCTTACACGTTGCTCAGAAGGGTTCATGTCCAAGATTTTAACTTGAACTTCCTGTCCTTCTTTCAGCACTTCATGAGGAGTGCCGATGTGTTTGTGGGAGATTTGCGAGATATGCACAAGTCCCTCAACTCCAGGAGCGATTTCAACAAATGCACCGAAGTCTACCAGACGTTTTACAACACCTGTTACGATATCGCTGGAATTGAATTTTTCGCTTGCTGTTTCCCAAGGACCTGGTTGAACAGCTTTCATGCTCAGGCTGATTTTGCCTTTTTCAGGGTCAACTTTCAGCACTTTCACACTAACTTTATCACCTTCAGACAGTACGTCGGATGGTTTCTCAACGTGTGTCCAAGCCAACTCGGATACGTGAACCAAACCGTCAACTCCGCCCACATCAACAAATGCGCCGAATTGAGTCAAACGTTGTACTGTACCTTCGATGACTTGACCTTCTTGCAAACCAGCCATAACAGTAGCTTTGTTTGCTTCGAATTCTTGCTCCAGTACGTCTTTTTGGGAAAGGATCACTTTGTTGTTCTCACGGTCGATCTCTTTCACTTTAACACGCAGTGTGCGTCCTTTGTAGTCGCTGAAGTCTTCAACGAAATGGCGTTCAACCATGGAAGCCGGGATAAATCCACGTACGCCCACGTCTGCTACCAGACCGCCTTTAACAACGTCACCTACAACAACTTCGAATACGTCTTGGTCTTCAAAATGCTTTTGCAATTGATCCCATGCGTTTTCGCTGTCGATTGCACGTTTGGACAGAACGAGTTTTTCTTTCTCGTCGTCGATGCTAAGAACTTTAGCTTCAACTTCTTGTCCAACTTCTACTGCATCAGACGCGCTGTCAACATGCAATGAAGACAGTTCACGAATTGGAATGACACCGTCATATTTATATCCAATGCTCACATAGGCTTGGTTATCTTCCAATTTGACGATGGTTCCTTTTACGGTATCTCCTTTTTTCAAGGAAACGAATTGATCCAACTCATCTTGGGTTGCTTCTTGATTTTTCATTTCTTCCGACATGTCAAATACCCTCCTCAATTCAAAAACCCCATTATATTCAAACCTGCCTGTAGCAGAGTTCAAAACACTTTCATCACTGAGCACTACCACTTAGTCTCCCTCAAAAATATGGAAACATGCACTCAGCTACTGACGAAGCCATTACTTGCTTGGCACGCCCGTTTGCACCATTTCGTTAATCTTGGACATAATCTTCTCAGTCGCTTTCTCCAGAGCTTCTCCGGATGGGTCTTCCTTGAACTCGTCCAAACTTACCGGTGCTCCGTATACAACTTTCATCTTACGAAAAACCTTGTAGTTACCGATAATAGCAGTAGGAATAACAGTAGCGCCACTGCGGAGAGCAAAACTCGCTGCCCCTTTTTTGCCGATACCTCCATCATTGTGACGGCTTCCCGAGGGGAAAATTCCGAGCACTTCACCATCACGCAAAATATTGAGTGAGGTCTTGATGGATTCCTTGCTGACACCTCCACGTTTAACGGGGAAAGCGCCCACGGCTTTAATAATTCGGCCGAGTACCGGAATTTCAAACAACTCGCTTTTGGCCATGAAGCGCACCTGACGGCGAATTTTGATACCAACAGTTGGAGGATCGAAGTTACTAATATGATTGGAACATAAAAGTACGCCGCCTTCTTTCGGAATATTCTCCCGTCCAACGGCCTCCAAGCGGAAAAGAATGGTGTAAATGATCCGCAGTAATGTGCTGCAAAATGTGTAAATCATAGACCGATCTCTCCTCTGACCATTGTGCAATAAGATACGATTTTGTCAACCACTTCATGGATGTTCATCTTAGTTGTATCAAGAACGATAGCATCCTCAGCACAACGAAGCGGGGAAATTTCCCGACTCTCATCCAATTTGTCGCGGGTGGCAATGTCTCGCTCCAGTTGTTGCAACGTCAGTCCTTCAGAGGGGTCCAGTTCTTTGAAGCGGCGAAGCGCACGCTCTTCCACACTGGCAGTCATGAAGATTTTCACTTCCGCATCGGGCAGTACTGTCGTTCCGATATCGCGTCCATCCATGACGACGCCCTTGCGCAAAGCCATTTGCCGCTGAGTATCCACTAATTGCGTACG from Paenibacillus sp. FSL R5-0341 harbors:
- the cmk gene encoding (d)CMP kinase — protein: MASQNTSENGKMNVAIDGPAGAGKSTVARLVAEALAYVYVDTGAMYRAVTLHMLRKGITPEDVTQVLQEAQKLVIDLQPDPDGQKVFCNGEEVTSEIRSREVTGIVSRYAQIEGLRTQLVDTQRQMALRKGVVMDGRDIGTTVLPDAEVKIFMTASVEERALRRFKELDPSEGLTLQQLERDIATRDKLDESREISPLRCAEDAIVLDTTKMNIHEVVDKIVSYCTMVRGEIGL
- the rpsA gene encoding 30S ribosomal protein S1 translates to MSEEMKNQEATQDELDQFVSLKKGDTVKGTIVKLEDNQAYVSIGYKYDGVIPIRELSSLHVDSASDAVEVGQEVEAKVLSIDDEKEKLVLSKRAIDSENAWDQLQKHFEDQDVFEVVVGDVVKGGLVADVGVRGFIPASMVERHFVEDFSDYKGRTLRVKVKEIDRENNKVILSQKDVLEQEFEANKATVMAGLQEGQVIEGTVQRLTQFGAFVDVGGVDGLVHVSELAWTHVEKPSDVLSEGDKVSVKVLKVDPEKGKISLSMKAVQPGPWETASEKFNSSDIVTGVVKRLVDFGAFVEIAPGVEGLVHISQISHKHIGTPHEVLKEGQEVQVKILDMNPSEQRVSLSIKETEEAPAQPQKSERPARNNAPREEINNPNVSLNNQGMSTTLGELFGDKLSKFK
- the der gene encoding ribosome biogenesis GTPase Der — encoded protein: MARPVVAIVGRPNVGKSTIFNRIIGDRLAIVEDKPGITRDRIYGIGEWNGKPFSIIDTGGIEIDGEDVILKSIRMQAELAIEEADVIVFMCDAKAGITQSDEEVAEMLYRSGKPIVVAVNKVDNIGRSELIYEFYGFGFGDPIGVSGSHGTGVGDLLDAIVEKLPELEEETYDEDVIRVALIGRPNVGKSSLVNAILGEERVIVSDVAGTTRDAIDTPFEKDGQRYVLIDTAGMRKRGKVYETTEKYSVMRAMRAIERADVVLIVINGEEGIIEQDKHIAGYAFEAGKASLFVVNKWDVVEKHDKTMKEFEKKIRDHFLFMTYAPVVFLSALTKQRLQKLLPVVKHVAEQHSLRVQTHLLNDVVSDAVAINPPPTDKGRRMRINYVTQVAVKPPTMVVFVNDPELMHFSYERYLENKIRAAFDFEGTPIRIFTRKKSDES
- a CDS encoding lysophospholipid acyltransferase family protein, encoding MIYTFCSTLLRIIYTILFRLEAVGRENIPKEGGVLLCSNHISNFDPPTVGIKIRRQVRFMAKSELFEIPVLGRIIKAVGAFPVKRGGVSKESIKTSLNILRDGEVLGIFPSGSRHNDGGIGKKGAASFALRSGATVIPTAIIGNYKVFRKMKVVYGAPVSLDEFKEDPSGEALEKATEKIMSKINEMVQTGVPSK